A portion of the Musa acuminata AAA Group cultivar baxijiao chromosome BXJ1-1, Cavendish_Baxijiao_AAA, whole genome shotgun sequence genome contains these proteins:
- the LOC135618366 gene encoding F-box/kelch-repeat protein At5g43190-like — protein MMLRAREQRRENDRNKKEKEVVMQPSIWGRLPDELLERIIALLPLRTILALRPTCRRFSCLLSSPAFLSLLHAHNSLAFLLLSHPQFSHRCLPLYDPAADGWRSVPLPPSSTSGSASPSSLLLLSAASGLLLFALGRSSLLVANLLTNASKVLPLPTNSAAPSSATLVSLPSRSNSTHGYKIFLPCASDDDVFVYDSASLAWTRFPGFEPVLGRRNPHQGGAFFDGSLYFTTPEPFSTVGFDLRNGAWDVGVAPPMPEDLAFVRLVGGCSGSGEDHLYLVGGIGRDGISRSLKLWELVGRKEERRGRAWEEIGRLPEMMCRKFMSVCYHNYSHVNCLWHEGLVCICCTTWPEVLFFKVSRGTWHWLPRCPMLQEKWSCGFRWFSYVPDLFALV, from the coding sequence atgaTGTTGAGAGCTCGAGAGCAGCGAAGAGAGAACGACCGCAACAAGAAGGAGAAGGAAGTGGTGATGCAGCCTTCCATATGGGGGCGTCTGCCTGACGAGCTCCTGGAGCGCATCATCGCCCTCCTCCCCCTCCGCACCATCCTCGCCCTCCGCCCCACCTGCCGGCGATTTAGCTGCCTCCTCTCCTCCCCGGCCTTCCTCTCCCTTCTCCACGCCCACAACTCCCttgccttcctcctcctctcccaccCCCAGTTCTCCCACCGCTGCCTACCGCTCTACGATCCAGCCGCTGATGGGTGGCGCTCCGTCCCCCTCCCCCCATCATCCACCTCCGGATCCGCTTCCCCCTCCTCGCTTCTCCTCCTCTCCGCCGCTTCGGGACTTCTGCTCTTCGCCCTTGGCCGTTCCTCGCTCCTTGTCGCGAACCTCCTCACGAACGCCTCAAAGGTCCTCCCTTTGCCCACAAACTCCGCCGCCCCCTCATCCGCCACCCTCGTTTCCCTTCCCTCCCGTTCCAACTCCACCCATGGGTACAAGATCTTCCTCCCCTGCGCCTCCGACGACGACGTCTTCGTCTACGATTCCGCCTCCCTCGCCTGGACCCGCTTCCCCGGCTTCGAGCCCGTCCTCGGGCGACGGAATCCGCACCAAGGCGGCGCCTTTTTCGACGGGTCGCTCTATTTCACCACCCCCGAGCCCTTCTCCACGGTAGGCTTCGATCTCCGGAACGGGGCGTGGGACGTCGGAGTCGCCCCTCCAATGCCGGAAGACTTGGCCTTCGTCCGTCTGGTGGGCGGATGCAGCGGAAGCGGAGAGGACCACCTCTACCTCGTCGGCGGGATCGGAAGGGATGGGATCTCAAGGAGCCTAAAACTGTGGGAGCTCGTGGGGAGGAAGGAAGAGAGAAGGGGCAGAGCTTGGGAGGAGATCGGGCGGCTGCCGGAGATGATGTGCCGCAAGTTCATGTCGGTCTGCTACCACAACTACTCCCATGTCAACTGTCTCTGGCACGAGGGGCTTGTTTGCATCTGCTGCACCACCTGGCCGGAGGTGCTGTTCTTCAAGGTGTCAAGGGGGACTTGGCACTGGCTGCCGCGGTGCCCGATGCTGCAAGAGAAGTGGAGCTGTGGATTCCGGTGGTTCTCCTATGTCCCCGACCTCTTTGCTCTGGTTTGA